From a region of the Microterricola gilva genome:
- a CDS encoding ABC transporter ATP-binding protein, translated as MYTLENVSKSYKQGKRTVTALSGVTLSIPEGALVAVQGPTGGGKSTLLQMLGALDRPSSGSVRLGENTLSALGDRRLAQIRAREIGFIFQSFNLIPTLTAAENVETALAPLGLPAEARRTRAAAALASVGLADRLEHRPAELSGGQQQRVAIARALVKEPAVLLADEPTGNLDEQTRDEIMDLLEGLWRERGLTLVLVTHDSAVAARAERRLHIAHGSVREL; from the coding sequence ATGTACACCCTCGAGAACGTCTCCAAGAGCTACAAGCAGGGCAAGCGCACCGTAACCGCACTGTCCGGTGTCACCCTCTCCATCCCCGAGGGGGCGCTCGTCGCCGTCCAGGGCCCGACCGGCGGCGGCAAGTCGACGCTGTTGCAGATGCTCGGCGCGCTGGATCGGCCCAGCTCAGGCAGCGTGCGGCTCGGCGAGAACACGCTGTCGGCGCTCGGCGACCGCCGGCTCGCGCAGATCCGGGCGCGCGAGATCGGCTTCATCTTCCAGAGCTTCAACCTCATCCCGACGCTGACCGCGGCAGAGAACGTCGAGACGGCCCTGGCTCCGCTCGGCCTCCCCGCGGAGGCTCGGCGCACCCGTGCGGCGGCCGCCCTGGCATCCGTCGGTCTCGCCGACCGCCTCGAGCACCGTCCCGCCGAACTCTCCGGCGGTCAACAACAACGTGTGGCCATCGCCAGGGCGCTCGTGAAGGAACCGGCGGTGCTGCTCGCCGACGAGCCGACGGGCAATCTCGACGAGCAGACCCGCGACGAGATCATGGATCTGCTCGAGGGCCTCTGGCGTGAGCGCGGACTCACGCTCGTGCTGGTGACCCACGACTCCGCCGTGGCCGCGCGGGCCGAGCGCCGGCTGCACATCGCGCACGGTTCCGTGCGCGAGCTCTAG
- a CDS encoding ABC transporter permease, giving the protein MFFTLLRREIAGRRKQTVIIAVGMGLAIALVIVVSAFSAGVKDAQAAVLSSVYGVGTDITVTQAPTAPVEGGGRFDFGAEAGATSDGTTAISTSRLEASRGTSTFDAAALDTVAGVDNVAAASGTLALNNTTFSGELPDMTQMQQGAPGDGQAPPQGGPDGAGGSSFDVDSFSVLGLDPTAAAVGPLSSVTLSAGRSLTADDAEAAVAVLDSAYATTAELAVGDSITVADTELEVIGIVTSNAADAATAADVYMPLVLAQQLAGLDGQLSTVYVQAASSTDIDQVQGDIETALPDATVSTQADLASSVSGSLATASSLVTSLGLWLSVAVLLAAFLIAILFTISGVTRRTREFGTLKAIGWSNRRIVGQVTGESLVQGLIGGAVGVTVGLIGVLVVNLVAPTLSSGVDGAGGGMQAGGPGAGADAAAAGPGAMPGGFGQAASAAASSDVTLQAPVTLSVVLIAVGLAVLGGLLAGAFGGWRAARLRPAEALRSIG; this is encoded by the coding sequence ATGTTCTTCACCCTTCTCCGGCGCGAAATCGCCGGCCGGCGCAAGCAGACGGTGATCATCGCCGTCGGCATGGGTCTCGCGATCGCGCTCGTGATCGTCGTCAGTGCGTTCTCGGCCGGCGTGAAAGACGCCCAGGCCGCCGTGCTCTCCTCCGTCTACGGCGTCGGCACCGACATCACCGTGACACAGGCGCCAACGGCGCCGGTCGAGGGCGGCGGCCGCTTCGACTTCGGGGCGGAGGCCGGGGCGACCAGCGACGGCACCACGGCCATCAGCACGTCACGCCTGGAGGCCTCCCGCGGCACGAGCACCTTCGATGCGGCCGCCCTGGACACCGTCGCCGGCGTCGACAATGTCGCAGCGGCATCCGGCACCCTCGCGCTGAACAACACGACGTTCAGCGGCGAACTGCCCGACATGACGCAGATGCAGCAGGGCGCGCCCGGCGACGGTCAGGCCCCGCCCCAGGGCGGACCGGACGGCGCGGGCGGCAGCTCGTTCGACGTCGACTCCTTCAGTGTGCTCGGTCTGGACCCGACCGCTGCGGCCGTCGGCCCGCTCTCCTCCGTGACCCTGAGCGCTGGCCGCAGCCTCACCGCCGACGATGCCGAGGCCGCGGTCGCCGTGCTCGACTCCGCCTACGCCACGACGGCCGAGCTCGCCGTCGGCGACAGCATCACCGTGGCCGACACTGAGCTCGAGGTGATCGGCATCGTCACCTCCAACGCCGCGGATGCCGCGACCGCCGCCGACGTCTACATGCCGCTCGTGCTCGCGCAGCAGCTCGCCGGCCTCGACGGCCAGCTCAGCACCGTCTATGTGCAGGCCGCCTCCTCCACCGACATCGACCAGGTGCAGGGCGACATCGAGACGGCGCTGCCCGACGCCACGGTGAGCACGCAGGCCGATCTCGCGTCGAGCGTCTCCGGATCCCTCGCGACCGCGTCCAGCCTCGTGACCAGCCTCGGCCTGTGGCTCTCGGTCGCTGTGCTGCTCGCCGCGTTCCTCATCGCCATCCTCTTCACGATCTCCGGGGTCACCCGTCGCACCCGGGAGTTCGGCACGCTGAAGGCGATCGGCTGGTCCAACCGCCGCATCGTCGGGCAGGTCACGGGCGAGTCGCTCGTACAGGGCCTCATCGGCGGGGCAGTCGGCGTGACCGTCGGCCTCATCGGGGTGCTCGTGGTCAACCTCGTCGCCCCGACGCTGAGCAGCGGCGTCGACGGGGCCGGTGGCGGCATGCAGGCAGGCGGCCCTGGTGCCGGGGCGGATGCCGCGGCGGCAGGCCCCGGCGCCATGCCGGGTGGTTTCGGCCAGGCGGCATCCGCTGCAGCCTCGAGCGACGTCACACTGCAGGCGCCCGTCACCCTCAGCGTCGTGCTGATCGCGGTCGGGCTGGCTGTGCTCGGCGGCCTGCTCGCCGGTGCGTTCGGCGGCTGGCGCGCCGCCCGGCTGCGCCCGGCCGAGGCCCTGCGCAGCATCGGCTAA
- a CDS encoding sugar transferase, with protein sequence MRATGVLRRKTWQRAYAIRLFLSDISVVLVAVFGAQIFWFGSEPVDLAAQNAGGVRIGYTTISVLLVAAWMIALDVFATRDHKVIGSGTLEYKRVADATIWLFGLFAILAFLFRIELARGYFLTALPIGLLLLFVARWTWRQWLRRQQSGDQYVSRALLMGERLKSAHVAKTIQRTPGAGLLLVGALTRSGTMSKGPIQGVAVLGDYSELMIAVDASNADTVILTGADEISPDDMRRIGWDLEARNIELIVAPALTDIAGPRIHARPVAGLPLIHVSYPTLEGAKRVYKRTFDILGSAFLILLGSPVLIAVAIAVKRSGPGDILYRQLRVGRRGREFGMLKFRSMVQDADDQLESLLDAQGTSETPLFKVTNDPRITPVGKFLRKYSLDEVPQLFNVLLGEMSLVGPRPQRAAEVALYDDAAHRRLIMKPGMSGLWQVSGRSNLSWEDSIRLDLYYVENWSLTVDIMILFRTVRAVVTPEGAR encoded by the coding sequence ATGCGCGCGACGGGGGTTCTCAGGCGCAAGACCTGGCAGCGCGCGTACGCGATCCGTCTTTTTCTGAGCGACATCTCTGTCGTACTTGTGGCCGTCTTTGGAGCTCAGATCTTCTGGTTTGGCTCAGAGCCCGTTGACCTTGCCGCGCAAAACGCTGGTGGCGTGCGGATCGGGTACACCACGATTTCAGTCCTTCTCGTCGCAGCATGGATGATTGCCCTCGACGTTTTCGCCACACGCGATCACAAGGTGATCGGGAGTGGCACGCTCGAGTACAAGAGGGTCGCTGACGCGACGATCTGGCTGTTCGGCCTGTTCGCGATTCTGGCGTTTCTATTCCGAATCGAGCTCGCTCGTGGCTACTTTCTGACGGCGCTCCCCATCGGCCTCCTTCTCCTCTTCGTGGCTCGCTGGACGTGGCGGCAGTGGCTGCGTCGTCAGCAAAGCGGGGACCAGTATGTGTCGCGGGCCCTGCTGATGGGTGAGCGACTCAAATCGGCTCACGTCGCCAAGACAATTCAACGCACACCCGGAGCCGGCCTGCTTCTAGTCGGAGCGCTCACTCGTTCGGGAACAATGAGCAAAGGGCCAATCCAGGGCGTCGCGGTACTAGGTGACTACTCCGAGCTCATGATCGCCGTCGACGCGTCGAATGCCGACACGGTGATCCTCACCGGCGCCGACGAGATCAGTCCCGACGATATGCGCCGCATCGGCTGGGACCTTGAGGCACGCAACATCGAGCTCATTGTGGCACCGGCATTGACCGACATTGCAGGACCGCGCATCCATGCTCGCCCGGTCGCTGGCCTGCCGCTCATCCATGTGAGCTATCCGACTCTCGAAGGCGCGAAGCGAGTGTACAAGCGCACTTTCGACATCCTCGGCTCCGCCTTCTTGATTCTCCTCGGATCGCCCGTACTCATCGCCGTGGCCATTGCAGTCAAGCGATCGGGCCCTGGTGACATCCTCTACCGCCAACTTCGTGTTGGCCGACGCGGTAGAGAGTTCGGCATGCTCAAGTTCCGCTCCATGGTTCAAGATGCCGACGACCAGCTCGAGAGCCTGCTCGACGCTCAGGGCACCTCGGAAACCCCGCTCTTCAAGGTCACGAACGATCCGAGGATCACCCCAGTGGGAAAGTTCCTTCGGAAGTACTCGCTCGACGAGGTTCCCCAGCTTTTCAACGTGTTGCTCGGCGAGATGAGTCTGGTTGGCCCGCGCCCGCAGCGAGCAGCAGAGGTGGCCCTTTACGATGACGCCGCACATCGGCGATTGATCATGAAGCCAGGCATGAGCGGGCTCTGGCAAGTGAGCGGTCGGTCAAACCTCAGCTGGGAAGACAGTATTCGTCTCGACCTCTACTACGTAGAGAATTGGTCTCTAACGGTAGACATCATGATTCTGTTCCGCACCGTTCGAGCGGTCGTTACCCCCGAAGGTGCGCGCTAA
- a CDS encoding response regulator transcription factor, translating to MNSSNFDAPATSAAIAPLVRIDGNPVRVLVVDDERSLTDLLKMSLRYEGWEVRTAGDGHGAVVAAREFRPDAIVLDIMLPDIDGLEVLKRVRADGSEVPVLFLTAKDSLDDRIAGLTAGGDDYVTKPFSLEEVIARLRALIRRSSLAVGQANDPVIRVGDLLLNEDSYEVSRAGEPIELTATEFELLRFLMRNPRRVLSKAQILDRVWSYEYEGKASVVEIYISYLRKKIDAGREPMIHTVRGAGYMIKAAG from the coding sequence GTGAACAGCTCAAACTTCGACGCCCCCGCCACCAGCGCAGCCATCGCGCCGCTCGTGCGCATCGACGGAAACCCCGTGCGGGTGCTCGTCGTCGACGACGAGCGTTCGCTCACCGATCTGCTCAAGATGTCGCTGCGCTACGAGGGCTGGGAGGTGCGCACGGCCGGAGACGGGCACGGCGCCGTCGTCGCCGCGCGCGAGTTCCGCCCCGACGCCATCGTGCTCGACATCATGCTGCCCGACATCGACGGGCTCGAGGTGCTCAAGCGCGTGCGCGCGGACGGCAGCGAGGTGCCAGTGCTCTTCCTCACCGCCAAGGACTCCCTCGACGACCGCATCGCCGGACTCACCGCCGGCGGCGACGACTACGTGACGAAGCCGTTCAGCCTCGAAGAGGTCATCGCCCGGCTGCGTGCACTCATCCGCCGCTCCTCGCTGGCGGTCGGTCAGGCCAACGACCCGGTGATCCGCGTCGGCGACCTCCTGCTCAACGAGGACAGCTACGAGGTGAGCCGCGCCGGCGAGCCGATCGAGCTGACCGCCACCGAGTTCGAGCTGCTCCGCTTCCTCATGCGCAACCCTCGCCGTGTGCTGAGCAAGGCCCAGATCCTTGACCGGGTGTGGAGCTACGAGTACGAGGGCAAGGCCAGCGTCGTCGAGATCTACATCTCCTATCTGCGCAAGAAGATCGACGCCGGCCGCGAGCCGATGATCCACACCGTGCGCGGTGCCGGCTACATGATCAAGGCCGCCGGATGA